Proteins from a single region of Neodiprion virginianus isolate iyNeoVirg1 chromosome 4, iyNeoVirg1.1, whole genome shotgun sequence:
- the LOC124302472 gene encoding putative uncharacterized protein DDB_G0271982, which produces MSEIKAETKNDNSVDDVSKDQTVQDKPTPTKNKRGGSKRLSTLERTAQEGEAILKGLNTSVGEVEGRRRTRSSVRGLGIPTPAPSPPKKEKKETAAKGTGRGRGRPKRQDKNNENNAEEETVNNQNDKSSVDESTKMEVDEIKDDEVDKPSSEEKSPEEPVESKEVTVVEKKPEPNSKDEKTTEEPEDLRENAKSETDANLVKKDDKDDEVKDSSDSSQDATDAPADVQPPSSPSSEPQKSAPVATLSAATVSPTTAANTATTPTGNTTTITSTTNEDKKE; this is translated from the exons ATGTCTGAGATTAAAGCAGAGACCAAGAACGATAACAGTGTCGACGATGTGTCTAAG GACCAAACAGTCCAGGATAAACCAACTCCGACCAAAAATAAACGTGGAGGTTCAAAAAGGCTGTCGACCTTAGAAAGAACAGCCCAGGAAGGCGAGGCCATATTAAAG ggACTAAACACTTCCGTTGGAGAGGTTGAGGGTAGAAGACGTACTCGCAGCTCAGTTCGTGGATTGGGGATACCAACGCCTGCTCCATCTCCTccaaaaaaggagaaaaaggaaactGCAGCCAAGGGAACAGGCCGTGGACGCGGGCGACCGAAAAGGCAAgataaaaacaatgaaaacaatGCGGAAGAAGAGACTGTGAATAATCAAAATGACAAGAGTTCCGTGGACGAATCGACAAAAATGGAAGTTGATGAAATCAAAGATGACGAAGTCGACAAACCATCAAGTGAAGAAAAGAGTCCCGAAGAACCGGTAGAGAGCAAAGAGGTAACGGTAGTGGAAAAGAAACCAGAGCCCAATTCCAAGGATGAGAAAACGACGGAGGAGCCGGAGGATTTACGGGAAAACGCCAAGAGCGAAACAGATGCTAACTTAGTGAAAAAAGATGATAAAGATGACGAAGTTAAGGACAGTTCGGACTCAAGCCAAGATGCGACGGATGCGCCAGCCGATGTTCAACCTCCTTCTTCACCTTCTTCGGAACCTCAAAAATCTGCTCCAGTTGCTACCTTGAGCGCGGCAACCGTTTCGCCGACCACCGCTGCTAACACAGCCACCACTCCAACAGGCAATACAACAACCATCACTTCTACCACCAATGAGGATAAGAAAGAATAA